A region of Paenimyroides aestuarii DNA encodes the following proteins:
- a CDS encoding GLPGLI family protein, with translation MKPILLLSFVLFLNSCYCQTHKAVYSLKIEANPITGSTQQKDNIGPLAEDNEFYLYFNNQNSYYTSYNVENNIKDMSDAIGGCYDPVKYIYKTKKFQYNTEFDKKYVFTDSNIPIWTVTKETKEISGYTCIKATGVYKDVINPLKSYPIEAWFTPEIPYPIGPKYFTNLPGLVVYSVFNNYQIFKLEKIKFNDNTIDIDAVTFEGDELSDERYIELLKQQLGY, from the coding sequence ATGAAACCAATTTTACTTTTAAGTTTTGTTTTATTTCTAAATAGCTGCTATTGCCAAACACACAAAGCTGTTTATTCTTTAAAAATAGAAGCAAACCCTATCACCGGTAGCACCCAACAGAAAGACAATATTGGACCTTTGGCAGAAGACAATGAATTCTATCTGTATTTTAACAACCAAAACTCCTACTATACTTCTTACAATGTTGAGAACAACATCAAAGATATGTCTGACGCCATAGGAGGATGTTACGATCCTGTGAAATATATATATAAAACTAAGAAGTTTCAATATAATACCGAATTTGACAAAAAGTATGTTTTTACTGATTCCAATATCCCAATCTGGACAGTAACCAAAGAAACTAAAGAGATATCTGGTTACACCTGTATAAAGGCGACTGGTGTTTACAAAGACGTTATCAACCCTCTTAAATCATATCCTATCGAAGCTTGGTTTACGCCAGAAATTCCTTATCCAATAGGTCCCAAGTACTTTACAAATCTACCAGGTTTAGTTGTTTATAGCGTTTTTAATAATTATCAAATTTTTAAGTTAGAAAAGATTAAGTTTAATGACAATACAATAGATATTGATGCTGTTACATTTGAAGGAGATGAACTATCTGATGAGCGATACATTGAATTATTAAA